One stretch of Methyloversatilis sp. RAC08 DNA includes these proteins:
- the hrpA gene encoding ATP-dependent RNA helicase HrpA, protein MTLLRPDLNALLESCMSRDAAAIGRALRDLPPGQRAPDKWPAKLAERVAASQAKVAARRASAPKIEYPEELPVSARRDEIAAALAAHQVIIVCGETGSGKTTQLPKLCLELGRGARGLIGHTQPRRIAARATADRVAKELNVSLGREVGFAIRFTDRTSEDSRIKLMTDGILLAETQRDRWLAAYDTLIIDEAHERSLNIDFLLGYLREVLPRRPDLKVIVTSATLDAERFANHFAQGDTPAPVIEVSGRLYPIEMRWRPFEAQKDRDLYDAVCDAVDEAFSTGPGDVLVFMPGEREIREGTEALRKHHTRLAGVKPEVLALYARQSAQEQARVFQGSNGRRVILATNVAETSLTVPGIRYVIDTGLARVKRYSYRNKVEQLQVEPIAQSAAKQRAGRCGRVSSGICFRLYDEEDFNQRPAHTDPEILRSSLAGVILRMKSLSLADVEEFPFIDRPAPRAIADGYQLLQELGAVDEARDLTPLGRELAKLPVDPRVARMILAARDHGALKEVLVITAGLSVQDPRDRPEERAGAADQAHAKFADERSEFLWYLKAWAAFDEVWHHQSQAKQREWCRANFLNWMRMREWRDVHTQLHTLCAEHDWKENERPAEFDALHRALLTGLLGNLGLRIEDARAGEPPYLGARGIKFWPHPGSALAKKGGKWIMTAELVETTRLFARCIARIEPEWVEEVGAHLLRRSTYEPHWSKSRGETVAWERGVIHGITLYAKRAVQYGKTDPVLARELLIREGLVNGDVTDIALKQMKFLQHNLDLIAQIERLEEKQRRQDLLVDESLIHAFYDSIVPADVIDLRGFERWRRDAERESPKLLYLTREQLMRHEAAGVSSERFPAKMDLLGQRLKLEYRHEPNAADDGVTLTVPLTLLNQIPAARLDWLVPGLIEEKVLQLAKTIPPKLRHRLQPVAGFVADFIAQEHDLAEPLVKALARAIELKVSLKLPSDAIRAENLPAHLMMNVRVVDEHGRVLGQSRNLAELRTRLKDEVARRFESARIALPPAAPVTEAARAPASASAVAHDEAVAAKGATARGSMADALSALGARDVVAKAPVPQPTRKGRPAAEPAAPAVAEQTAGDERYRAWTFGPLPELMEVEVAGRRVIGFPALQDEGESVSLRVLDTPEAALEVHRRGLRRLFALELRDQVKYIEKSLPGLRDMAMQFMNLGSEPELRAQLVAATMDRCCMMEPWPQDAASFAARRDEARPRISLVAQEIGRLAGSVLTEYAALSKKLVALKAHPDAGADMRAQLDALVGKFFIERTPFERLTHYPRYLKAIALRIDKLRTDPERDARALADWQSLATLWDRERIARARAGVADPFIDEFRWLLEELRVNLFAQELRTPVPVSVKRLQKIWESRARA, encoded by the coding sequence ATGACTTTGCTGCGCCCCGATCTGAACGCCCTCCTCGAAAGCTGCATGAGCCGCGATGCGGCGGCGATCGGCCGCGCGCTGCGCGATCTGCCGCCGGGGCAGCGTGCGCCGGACAAGTGGCCGGCGAAGCTGGCCGAGCGCGTTGCGGCTTCGCAGGCGAAGGTCGCTGCGCGCCGGGCGTCGGCGCCGAAGATCGAGTACCCGGAAGAGCTGCCGGTGTCGGCGCGGCGTGACGAGATCGCAGCCGCGCTCGCTGCGCATCAGGTCATCATCGTGTGCGGCGAGACCGGCTCCGGCAAGACGACCCAGCTGCCCAAGCTGTGCCTCGAACTGGGCCGTGGCGCGCGGGGGCTGATCGGCCATACGCAGCCGCGCCGCATCGCGGCGCGCGCCACCGCCGACCGCGTGGCGAAGGAGCTGAACGTGTCGCTCGGGCGCGAAGTGGGTTTCGCGATCCGCTTCACCGACCGTACGTCGGAAGACAGCCGTATCAAGCTGATGACCGACGGCATCCTGCTCGCCGAGACGCAGCGCGACCGTTGGCTGGCCGCCTACGACACGCTGATCATCGACGAGGCGCACGAGCGCAGCCTGAACATCGACTTCCTGCTCGGCTATCTGCGCGAGGTGCTGCCGCGCCGGCCCGATCTGAAGGTGATCGTCACCTCGGCCACGCTGGACGCCGAACGCTTCGCCAACCACTTCGCGCAGGGCGACACGCCGGCGCCGGTGATCGAGGTCAGCGGCCGGCTGTACCCGATCGAAATGCGCTGGCGGCCGTTCGAGGCGCAGAAGGATCGCGACCTGTATGACGCGGTATGCGACGCTGTCGACGAAGCCTTTTCGACCGGCCCGGGCGACGTGCTGGTGTTCATGCCGGGCGAGCGGGAAATCCGCGAAGGCACCGAGGCGCTGCGCAAGCACCACACGCGGCTGGCCGGCGTAAAGCCGGAAGTGCTGGCGCTGTATGCGCGCCAGTCGGCGCAGGAACAGGCGCGCGTGTTCCAGGGCTCGAACGGCCGGCGCGTCATTCTCGCCACCAATGTGGCGGAAACCTCGCTCACCGTGCCGGGCATCCGCTACGTCATCGACACCGGTCTGGCGCGCGTGAAGCGCTACAGCTACCGCAACAAGGTCGAACAGCTGCAGGTCGAGCCGATCGCGCAGTCGGCGGCCAAGCAGCGCGCCGGACGCTGCGGCCGGGTGTCCAGCGGCATCTGCTTCCGGCTGTACGACGAAGAGGACTTCAATCAGCGGCCGGCGCACACCGACCCGGAAATCCTGCGCTCGTCGCTGGCCGGCGTCATCCTGCGCATGAAGTCGCTCAGTCTGGCTGACGTCGAGGAATTCCCGTTCATCGACCGCCCGGCGCCGCGCGCCATCGCCGACGGCTATCAGCTGCTGCAGGAGCTGGGCGCGGTGGACGAAGCGCGCGACCTGACGCCACTCGGCCGCGAGCTGGCCAAGCTGCCGGTCGACCCGCGCGTGGCGCGGATGATTCTGGCGGCGCGCGATCACGGTGCCCTGAAGGAAGTGCTGGTCATCACGGCCGGCCTGTCGGTGCAGGACCCGCGCGACCGGCCGGAAGAACGGGCCGGCGCCGCCGATCAGGCGCATGCGAAGTTCGCCGACGAACGCAGCGAATTCCTGTGGTACCTGAAGGCCTGGGCAGCCTTCGACGAGGTGTGGCATCACCAGTCGCAGGCCAAGCAGCGCGAGTGGTGCCGCGCCAATTTCCTGAACTGGATGCGCATGCGCGAGTGGCGCGATGTGCACACCCAGCTGCACACGCTGTGTGCCGAACACGACTGGAAGGAGAACGAACGGCCGGCCGAATTCGACGCGCTGCACCGCGCGCTGCTGACCGGCCTGCTCGGCAACCTCGGGCTGCGCATAGAGGACGCGCGCGCCGGCGAGCCGCCATATCTGGGCGCACGCGGCATCAAGTTCTGGCCGCATCCGGGCTCGGCGCTGGCCAAGAAGGGCGGCAAGTGGATCATGACGGCCGAACTGGTCGAAACGACGCGGCTGTTCGCGCGCTGCATCGCGCGCATCGAACCGGAGTGGGTGGAGGAGGTGGGCGCCCATCTGCTGCGCCGCTCGACCTATGAGCCGCACTGGTCGAAAAGCCGCGGCGAGACGGTGGCGTGGGAGCGCGGCGTCATCCACGGCATCACGCTGTATGCCAAACGGGCGGTGCAGTACGGCAAGACCGACCCGGTGCTGGCGCGCGAACTGCTGATCCGCGAAGGGCTGGTCAATGGCGATGTGACCGATATCGCGCTTAAGCAGATGAAATTCCTGCAGCACAACCTCGACCTGATCGCGCAGATCGAGCGGCTGGAAGAGAAGCAGCGGCGGCAGGACCTGCTGGTGGACGAATCGTTGATCCACGCCTTCTACGATTCCATCGTGCCGGCCGACGTGATCGATCTGCGCGGTTTCGAACGCTGGCGGCGCGACGCCGAACGCGAAAGCCCGAAGCTGCTGTATCTGACGCGCGAACAGCTGATGCGCCATGAAGCGGCCGGTGTCAGCAGCGAGCGCTTCCCGGCGAAGATGGATCTGCTGGGTCAGCGCCTGAAGCTCGAGTACCGGCACGAGCCGAATGCCGCCGACGACGGCGTCACACTGACCGTGCCGCTGACGCTGCTGAACCAGATTCCGGCGGCCAGGCTCGACTGGCTGGTGCCCGGCCTGATCGAAGAGAAGGTGCTGCAGCTGGCCAAGACCATTCCGCCGAAGCTGCGCCACCGGCTGCAGCCGGTGGCCGGTTTCGTCGCCGACTTCATCGCGCAGGAACACGACTTGGCCGAACCGCTGGTGAAGGCGCTGGCGCGCGCGATCGAACTGAAGGTGAGCCTGAAGCTGCCGTCCGATGCCATCCGCGCGGAAAACCTGCCGGCGCATCTGATGATGAATGTGCGCGTGGTCGACGAGCACGGCCGGGTGCTCGGCCAGTCGCGCAATCTGGCCGAACTGCGCACCCGGCTGAAGGACGAGGTGGCACGTCGCTTCGAGTCGGCACGCATCGCGCTGCCGCCGGCCGCGCCTGTGACGGAGGCGGCGCGAGCGCCGGCCAGCGCGTCTGCCGTAGCGCACGACGAAGCGGTGGCCGCGAAGGGCGCGACGGCGCGCGGCAGCATGGCCGACGCGCTGTCTGCTCTGGGCGCGCGCGACGTGGTGGCGAAGGCGCCGGTGCCGCAGCCGACGAGAAAGGGGCGACCGGCAGCCGAACCGGCCGCCCCGGCGGTCGCCGAGCAGACTGCCGGCGACGAACGCTACCGCGCGTGGACCTTCGGGCCGCTGCCCGAACTGATGGAAGTCGAAGTGGCCGGTCGCCGGGTGATCGGTTTTCCGGCACTGCAGGACGAAGGCGAGTCGGTCAGCCTGCGCGTGCTCGACACGCCGGAGGCTGCGCTCGAAGTACATCGACGCGGTCTGCGTCGCCTGTTTGCGCTCGAGCTGCGCGATCAGGTGAAGTACATCGAAAAGAGTCTGCCCGGCCTGCGCGACATGGCGATGCAGTTCATGAACCTGGGCAGCGAGCCGGAACTGCGCGCCCAGCTGGTGGCCGCGACGATGGACCGCTGCTGCATGATGGAACCGTGGCCGCAGGATGCTGCGAGCTTTGCCGCGCGCCGCGACGAAGCCCGGCCGCGCATTTCGCTGGTGGCGCAGGAAATCGGCCGCCTCGCAGGCAGCGTGCTGACCGAATATGCCGCGCTGAGCAAGAAGCTGGTCGCGCTGAAGGCGCATCCGGATGCCGGCGCCGACATGCGCGCCCAGCTCGACGCACTGGTCGGCAAGTTCTTCATCGAACGCACGCCTTTCGAGCGGCTGACCCACTACCCGCGATATCTGAAGGCGATCGCCCTGCGCATCGACAAGCTGCGCAC
- a CDS encoding sigma-70 family RNA polymerase sigma factor, giving the protein MNALSQPLADTLAEHRRFLLNLAALQLGSREDADDVVQDTFAAALTGLNGFSGEVPLRAWLVGILRHKIVDAIRRRVRYVRLDPDDVLPDD; this is encoded by the coding sequence ATGAACGCGCTGTCCCAGCCGCTCGCCGACACGCTGGCGGAACACCGACGCTTCCTGCTCAACCTTGCCGCACTGCAGCTGGGGTCGCGCGAAGATGCCGACGATGTGGTTCAGGATACCTTCGCAGCGGCACTCACCGGCTTGAACGGTTTCTCCGGCGAGGTGCCTTTGCGCGCCTGGCTGGTCGGCATCCTGCGGCACAAGATCGTCGATGCCATCCGCCGGCGCGTGCGCTACGTCCGTCTCGATCCCGATGACGTGCTGCCTGACGATTGA
- the crcB gene encoding fluoride efflux transporter CrcB, which yields MQNFLAVGGGAALGAWLRWGLGLTLNPLFAGFPLGTWVANMVGGLLMGVALAVFQAVPDVPQHVKLLCTTGFLGGLTTFSSFSGEVFSLFQRGDTMWAFVAVAAHVIGSLAMTALGWWMWKNVVG from the coding sequence ATGCAGAACTTTCTTGCCGTAGGCGGTGGTGCGGCGCTCGGTGCCTGGCTGCGCTGGGGGCTGGGCCTGACGCTGAATCCGCTGTTCGCCGGTTTTCCGCTCGGCACCTGGGTGGCCAACATGGTCGGCGGGTTGCTGATGGGCGTGGCGCTGGCGGTGTTCCAGGCGGTGCCGGATGTGCCGCAGCACGTGAAACTTCTTTGTACAACGGGGTTTCTCGGCGGGCTGACCACCTTTTCGAGCTTTTCCGGCGAGGTGTTTTCGCTGTTCCAGCGCGGCGACACGATGTGGGCCTTCGTCGCCGTGGCGGCGCACGTGATCGGTTCTCTGGCCATGACTGCGCTCGGCTGGTGGATGTGGAAGAACGTGGTGGGGTAG
- a CDS encoding sigma-70 family RNA polymerase sigma factor: MILGFSKRKSFEQAVRAFSPDLYRFAWWLCRDKFVAEDLVQETFVRAWKAWDDIKDSNSTKSWLITIVRREHARLYERKQFDYVDVELEDLQIAADHEPMELFEMENLLGSLPLTLREPLVLQALGGFSCAEIATMLDTTEGAIMTRLTRARQALRSTLTAQPGTASRRAES; the protein is encoded by the coding sequence GTGATACTCGGATTCAGCAAACGCAAGAGCTTCGAACAGGCGGTGCGCGCCTTCAGTCCTGACCTTTACCGGTTCGCCTGGTGGCTGTGCCGCGACAAGTTCGTAGCCGAAGACCTGGTGCAGGAAACCTTTGTCCGCGCCTGGAAGGCGTGGGACGACATCAAGGATTCCAACTCCACGAAAAGCTGGCTGATCACCATCGTGCGGCGCGAGCACGCGCGGCTGTACGAACGGAAGCAGTTCGATTACGTCGATGTCGAGCTGGAAGACCTGCAGATCGCCGCCGATCACGAACCGATGGAACTGTTTGAAATGGAAAACCTGCTGGGCAGCCTGCCGCTGACCTTGCGCGAACCGCTGGTGCTGCAGGCACTGGGCGGATTTTCATGTGCCGAGATCGCCACCATGCTCGATACCACCGAAGGCGCCATCATGACCCGCCTGACCCGCGCCCGGCAGGCGCTGCGCAGCACGCTCACCGCCCAACCGGGCACCGCCAGCCGGAGGGCCGAATCATGA
- a CDS encoding zf-HC2 domain-containing protein, which produces MSSAASAPAGGISCRDSTRLVSQMRDRPLDGTETAQLETHVAQCPHCRIAAQQFADLFARVDLLLARNPQGDRR; this is translated from the coding sequence GTGAGCAGCGCTGCCAGTGCACCGGCCGGCGGCATAAGCTGCCGCGACAGCACCCGCCTCGTGTCGCAGATGCGTGACCGGCCGCTCGACGGCACGGAAACGGCGCAGCTCGAAACGCATGTCGCGCAGTGCCCGCACTGTCGCATCGCCGCGCAGCAGTTCGCCGATCTGTTCGCCCGCGTCGATCTGCTGCTTGCGCGCAACCCGCAGGGCGACCGCCGCTAG
- a CDS encoding DUF3379 family protein: MSADGFNCIDFRREKMADPRRLTEAAEEHLIACAGCQSFSRRVNAQERALQQAVSIDVPDGLAERIIVAGRSQTRTPFKLWALAASLVLSVGMGAQYWHAAPDRDRIALAVDHVMHEPQALMSTRLIEPEKVAQVFESFGAEVRVPLSSVRYVKLCPVPGGTGWHIVFDTDKGPATLLLLPQNTAKKARVLTASYGGMGVHVEPGGQGMFAVVAGDEEQARAAAGMLHRHVSWQVITAHGGNQDDPKRL; the protein is encoded by the coding sequence ATGAGCGCCGACGGCTTCAACTGCATCGACTTCCGGCGCGAAAAGATGGCCGATCCGCGCCGTCTGACCGAAGCTGCGGAAGAACACCTGATCGCCTGCGCCGGCTGCCAGAGCTTTTCGCGCCGGGTCAATGCGCAGGAGCGCGCGCTGCAGCAGGCAGTGAGCATCGACGTGCCCGACGGTCTGGCCGAACGCATCATCGTGGCCGGCCGCAGCCAGACGCGCACGCCGTTCAAGTTGTGGGCGCTGGCGGCCAGTCTGGTGCTGAGCGTGGGCATGGGCGCGCAGTACTGGCACGCCGCGCCCGACCGCGACCGCATCGCGCTGGCGGTCGATCACGTGATGCACGAGCCGCAGGCGCTGATGAGCACGCGGCTGATCGAACCGGAAAAGGTGGCACAGGTGTTCGAAAGCTTCGGCGCCGAAGTGCGGGTGCCGCTGTCGTCGGTGCGCTACGTGAAGCTGTGCCCGGTGCCCGGCGGCACCGGCTGGCACATCGTGTTCGACACCGACAAGGGCCCGGCCACCCTGCTGCTGCTGCCGCAGAACACGGCAAAGAAGGCGCGCGTGCTGACCGCCTCTTACGGCGGCATGGGCGTGCATGTCGAGCCGGGCGGCCAGGGCATGTTTGCCGTGGTGGCCGGCGACGAGGAACAGGCCCGCGCCGCGGCCGGCATGCTGCACCGGCACGTGAGCTGGCAGGTGATCACCGCGCACGGCGGTAATCAGGACGATCCGAAAAGACTGTAA
- a CDS encoding catalase: protein MKQKRLPFSVAGLFLACFAATPLLAAEPAPVDMVDALNGVFGKHAGARGSHAKGFCARGTFTPAPAAEGFANTRLLSAMQVPAEVRFSIGGGNPRISDKSRSARGIAVRLSGPDEGWDMVFISEPVFFAATPASFVSFLKARVADPATKKPDPARIKAHNEQYPEGTRQPSLLAAHAAPASYASTPYFSNHAFRFVAADGRSTWARLQFEPVSGTRHLSEAEEKSLPDDFLEMEFRSRLGSGSVDLDLYAQPAGSGDSLTDSTVTWSNGPAKVRLGRLSIDRYSGQDCNDNVYVPTRLPTGIEPSNDPILRVRAAAYGVSSTRRAQP, encoded by the coding sequence ATGAAACAAAAACGCCTGCCCTTTTCCGTCGCCGGGCTGTTCCTCGCCTGCTTCGCCGCAACGCCACTGCTGGCAGCCGAGCCAGCCCCGGTCGACATGGTCGATGCGCTCAACGGCGTCTTCGGCAAGCATGCCGGTGCACGGGGCTCGCACGCGAAAGGCTTCTGCGCACGGGGCACCTTCACGCCCGCACCGGCTGCAGAGGGTTTTGCAAACACCCGGCTGCTGTCCGCGATGCAGGTGCCGGCCGAAGTTCGCTTCTCTATCGGCGGTGGCAATCCGCGCATTTCCGACAAAAGTCGCTCGGCACGAGGCATCGCGGTAAGGCTGTCGGGGCCCGATGAAGGCTGGGACATGGTTTTCATTTCCGAACCCGTGTTCTTCGCCGCTACACCGGCTTCCTTCGTGAGCTTCCTGAAGGCGCGCGTGGCGGATCCGGCCACGAAGAAACCGGACCCTGCCCGCATCAAGGCCCACAACGAACAGTATCCGGAAGGCACAAGGCAGCCGTCGCTGCTGGCGGCGCACGCAGCGCCCGCCTCGTATGCCAGCACGCCCTACTTTTCCAATCATGCCTTCAGGTTCGTGGCGGCCGACGGCCGCTCGACCTGGGCGCGGCTGCAGTTCGAACCGGTATCGGGCACCCGCCATCTGAGCGAGGCCGAAGAGAAATCGCTGCCGGACGATTTTCTAGAAATGGAATTCCGCAGCCGTCTCGGCAGCGGCAGCGTCGATCTGGACCTTTACGCGCAACCAGCCGGCAGCGGCGATTCGCTCACCGATTCAACGGTGACATGGTCGAACGGGCCGGCCAAGGTGCGTCTCGGCCGGCTGTCGATCGATCGCTACAGCGGTCAGGACTGCAACGATAACGTGTACGTACCAACCCGTCTCCCGACGGGAATCGAGCCGTCCAACGACCCGATTCTTCGCGTACGTGCCGCGGCCTACGGGGTGTCCAGCACCCGCCGGGCGCAGCCTTGA
- a CDS encoding sigma factor-like helix-turn-helix DNA-binding protein gives MTCCLTIEAEFDDHFTTDGCWQPAVLNDSCPEASLAHRELLELIELCMQRLPANTARVFLMREFLDLDFGEIATQLGLTEGHLRVLLYRARMRLRDCVSRGWSCP, from the coding sequence ATGACGTGCTGCCTGACGATTGAGGCCGAGTTCGATGACCACTTCACGACGGATGGCTGCTGGCAACCCGCCGTGCTCAATGACAGTTGCCCGGAAGCGTCGCTGGCGCACCGCGAACTGCTCGAACTGATCGAACTGTGCATGCAGCGGTTGCCTGCCAACACCGCCCGCGTATTCCTGATGCGCGAATTCCTGGATCTCGACTTCGGCGAGATCGCGACACAGCTCGGGCTGACCGAAGGTCACTTGCGGGTGCTGCTCTATCGAGCCCGAATGCGCCTGCGCGATTGCGTCAGCCGCGGCTGGAGCTGTCCGTGA